In the genome of Leptospira venezuelensis, the window TATCTGAGATAGTTATTGAAACAAATGAATATATAGAAGGTTTAACGTCTTTAGTAGTTTTTGGATTCTATTTAATTTCGGGTTTTACTTTTCTTAATTGGTTTGCTTCAGCCTATCTAAATTTAATAGATCGTGTTCCTAACTTAAGTGCGACTAATACACAATTAGTTCTCTCTTGGTTTCTTCCTATTATCTGTCTCTATCGCCCATTTGAAATAATGAAGGAATTATTTCGAAGAACGGAGGAATTGCTGACTATAAAAGGCTTTGCCTCAGGCAAGATTTTCAATATTTCACTTATAACTTGGTGGTGGAATCTTTGGATATTTGATAATTTATTAATCATAGTAAAACGAAACTTTCTTTCGCAGGATAGATCTATTGAGGAGCTAT includes:
- a CDS encoding DUF4328 domain-containing protein → MENTKPRWTKARIAIIVIWVLLILNIISLLLLAFQFDLFLKIKNGIEVSEIVIETNEYIEGLTSLVVFGFYLISGFTFLNWFASAYLNLIDRVPNLSATNTQLVLSWFLPIICLYRPFEIMKELFRRTEELLTIKGFASGKIFNISLITWWWNLWIFDNLLIIVKRNFLSQDRSIEELLVGIGIGIFECSVYIPLVIITTKLIRDYGNVEYLISQIPIDQSLSEAI